The bacterium genome window below encodes:
- the rpmB gene encoding 50S ribosomal protein L28 — MSRKCEVCGKGPMTGNNVSHANNRTRRRWLPNLQSVKTLIKGEPRRIKVCTQCIRSGKIERVA, encoded by the coding sequence ATGTCGAGAAAGTGTGAAGTTTGCGGGAAAGGACCAATGACCGGCAATAACGTCAGCCATGCAAATAACAGAACAAGGCGGAGATGGCTTCCTAATCTGCAGTCTGTAAAGACTCTGATCAAAGGGGAACCAAGACGCATAAAGGTTTGCACACAGTGTATTCGTTCCGGAAAGATAGAAAGAGTCGCTTAG